A window of the Streptomyces sp. NBC_01351 genome harbors these coding sequences:
- a CDS encoding slipin family protein: MVEELLTAVIAAGVGVAVYVCAAARVVKQYERGLVFRFGRLRDEIRPPGFTVIVPGVDRLRKVNMQIVTLPVPAQEGITRDNVTVRVDAVVYFKVVDPANAIVAVEDYRFAVSQMAQTSLRSIIGKSDLDDLLSNREMLNQGLELMIDSPAVGWGVQIDRVEIKDVSLPETMKRSMARQAEADRERRARVINADAELQASHKLAEAAAVMSDQPAALQLRLLQTVVAVAAEKNSTLVLPFPVELLRFLERAAPTPPPVPGPESTAPPAAMLPDAEEAGSPAAILPGAEDVGPPSATLPDAEDAGPPAAILPDAEDVGPPEATPPGAEGAGSPATLPDAEDVGPAAATTIDADGTTPPVAAGPGPEGIGTSRAGGAAG, encoded by the coding sequence ATGGTCGAAGAGCTGCTGACAGCGGTCATCGCCGCCGGTGTGGGCGTCGCGGTCTACGTGTGCGCGGCCGCCCGGGTGGTGAAGCAGTACGAGCGGGGACTGGTGTTCCGCTTTGGCCGGCTGCGCGACGAGATACGGCCGCCCGGCTTCACGGTGATCGTTCCGGGGGTCGACCGGCTCCGCAAGGTGAACATGCAGATCGTGACGCTGCCGGTGCCGGCGCAGGAGGGCATCACCCGGGACAACGTCACCGTGCGGGTGGACGCGGTCGTGTACTTCAAGGTCGTCGACCCGGCGAACGCGATCGTGGCGGTGGAGGACTACCGTTTCGCCGTCTCGCAGATGGCGCAGACCTCGCTCAGGTCGATCATCGGCAAGTCCGACTTGGACGACCTGCTGTCCAACCGGGAGATGCTCAACCAGGGCCTGGAGCTGATGATCGACAGCCCGGCGGTGGGGTGGGGCGTGCAGATCGACCGCGTCGAGATCAAGGACGTGTCGCTGCCGGAGACCATGAAGCGGTCGATGGCCCGGCAGGCGGAGGCGGACCGGGAGCGGCGGGCGCGCGTGATCAACGCGGACGCGGAGCTCCAGGCCTCGCACAAGCTCGCCGAGGCGGCGGCGGTGATGTCGGATCAGCCGGCGGCGTTGCAGCTGCGCCTGCTGCAGACGGTGGTGGCGGTGGCGGCGGAGAAGAACTCCACGCTGGTCCTCCCCTTCCCGGTGGAACTCCTCCGCTTCCTCGAACGAGCCGCCCCGACTCCGCCGCCGGTCCCTGGCCCGGAAAGCACCGCCCCGCCTGCGGCGATGCTCCCCGACGCGGAGGAAGCCGGCTCGCCTGCGGCGATACTTCCCGGCGCGGAGGACGTCGGCCCGCCCTCGGCGACGCTGCCCGACGCGGAGGATGCCGGCCCGCCTGCGGCGATACTCCCCGACGCGGAAGATGTCGGCCCACCTGAGGCGACACCGCCCGGCGCGGAGGGTGCCGGCTCGCCTGCGACGCTGCCCGACGCAGAGGATGTCGGCCCGGCGGCGGCGACAACGATCGACGCGGATGGCACTACCCCGCCTGTCGCGGCAGGCCCCGGCCCGGAGGGTATCGGCACGTCCCGGGCGGGCGGGGCGGCCGGGTAG
- a CDS encoding YlxR family protein, whose product MSGRTQARACPERTCVGCRERAAKSDLLRIVEIEGECAPDPRGTLPGRGAYVHPAMVCLDQAVRRRAFPRALRSAGTLDTAELRKALAVQAEATP is encoded by the coding sequence GTGTCTGGCCGGACGCAAGCCCGCGCATGCCCCGAACGCACCTGTGTGGGGTGTCGGGAGCGAGCGGCCAAGAGCGATCTGCTGCGCATCGTGGAGATCGAGGGCGAATGCGCCCCCGATCCACGCGGTACGCTGCCCGGCCGGGGTGCCTACGTGCACCCCGCCATGGTCTGCCTCGACCAGGCGGTCCGCCGCCGCGCGTTTCCCCGGGCCCTCCGGTCCGCCGGAACGCTCGACACGGCGGAACTGCGCAAAGCCCTGGCCGTTCAGGCCGAGGCGACACCGTAA
- the truB gene encoding tRNA pseudouridine(55) synthase TruB, whose translation MSTNAGKTPDGLVIVDKPSGFTSHDVVAKMRGIAKTRRVGHAGTLDPMATGVLVLGVEKATKLLGHLALTEKEYLGTIRLGQNTLTDDAEGEITSSTDATGVTREGVDAGIAKLSGEIMQVPSKVSAIKIKGVRSYKRARDGEDFEIPARPVTVSSFHLYDMREAEAEDGTKVVDLVVSVVCSSGTYIRALARDLGADLGVGGHLTALRRTRVGPYKIDRARTLDQLQEELTVMPIGDAAAAAFPRWDLDARRASLLANGVRIEMPDAYAAGQTVAVFGPDGTLLGLVESKGGKAKSLAVFV comes from the coding sequence ATGAGCACCAACGCAGGGAAGACTCCGGACGGCCTTGTCATCGTCGACAAGCCGTCCGGCTTCACTTCGCACGACGTGGTCGCCAAGATGCGCGGGATCGCCAAGACCCGCCGCGTCGGCCACGCCGGCACGCTCGACCCGATGGCGACGGGCGTGCTGGTCCTGGGCGTCGAGAAGGCCACCAAGCTCCTCGGCCACCTCGCGCTCACGGAGAAGGAGTACCTCGGCACGATCCGCCTGGGCCAGAACACCCTGACGGACGACGCCGAGGGCGAGATCACCTCGTCCACGGATGCCACCGGGGTCACCCGGGAGGGCGTGGACGCGGGCATCGCGAAGCTGTCCGGCGAGATCATGCAGGTCCCGTCCAAGGTCAGCGCCATCAAGATCAAGGGCGTGCGCTCCTACAAGCGCGCCCGCGACGGCGAGGACTTCGAGATCCCGGCCCGGCCGGTCACGGTCTCCTCGTTCCACCTGTACGACATGCGCGAAGCGGAGGCCGAGGACGGCACCAAGGTCGTCGACCTCGTCGTCTCCGTCGTCTGCTCCAGCGGTACGTACATCCGGGCCCTGGCCCGCGACCTCGGCGCCGACCTCGGCGTCGGCGGCCACCTGACCGCACTGCGCCGCACGCGCGTCGGCCCGTACAAGATCGACCGGGCGCGGACGCTCGACCAGCTCCAGGAGGAGCTGACCGTCATGCCGATCGGCGATGCGGCCGCGGCGGCCTTCCCGCGCTGGGACCTCGACGCCCGGCGGGCCTCGCTGCTCGCCAACGGCGTGCGGATCGAGATGCCCGACGCGTACGCCGCCGGCCAGACGGTGGCGGTCTTCGGACCGGACGGAACGCTCCTCGGTCTCGTGGAGAGCAAGGGCGGCAAGGCCAAGTCCCTCGCGGTATTCGTCTGA
- a CDS encoding aminoglycoside phosphotransferase family protein, which yields MAFEPPQRLVRALGEMPQTEQEQDADWPARLPELTAAALSRREVQAQRVQAPGGRSSLVVLVRYADGTPAALKLAPPHARPDLELAALAHWGGFGAVRVLDTRHHAEDGALLLERLHAEVSLRSLPEAKALLEACGTLRRLWVAPPAGHDWETVAARTARQSEALRAAPAEVRELADTALAMREELVAFPAEELLLHGNFRQGKVLAGDRAPWLTVGPEPLVGERAYDLARLVRDRLEDQVASSTGAAGARRRVQRLADALEVDRERLRGWTLFRAVESGNRALAAGRHRDAEQLLEFAGWL from the coding sequence ATGGCTTTCGAACCGCCGCAGCGGCTTGTGAGGGCGCTCGGCGAGATGCCGCAGACGGAGCAGGAGCAGGACGCGGACTGGCCGGCCCGGCTGCCCGAGCTCACCGCGGCCGCGCTGTCCCGGCGCGAGGTGCAGGCCCAGCGGGTGCAGGCCCCGGGCGGCCGGAGCAGTCTGGTCGTCCTCGTCCGGTACGCCGACGGCACCCCGGCCGCACTGAAACTGGCGCCCCCGCACGCCCGGCCCGACCTGGAGCTGGCCGCGCTGGCGCACTGGGGCGGGTTCGGGGCCGTACGGGTGCTCGACACGCGGCACCACGCGGAGGACGGGGCGCTGCTGCTGGAGCGGCTGCACGCGGAGGTGTCGCTGAGGTCGCTGCCCGAGGCGAAGGCGCTGCTGGAGGCCTGCGGCACGCTGCGCAGGCTGTGGGTGGCTCCGCCGGCCGGGCACGACTGGGAGACGGTGGCCGCGCGCACGGCGCGGCAGTCCGAGGCGCTGCGGGCGGCCCCGGCGGAGGTCCGGGAGCTGGCCGACACGGCGCTGGCGATGCGGGAGGAGCTCGTCGCCTTCCCGGCGGAGGAGCTGCTGCTGCACGGGAACTTCCGGCAGGGCAAGGTCCTCGCGGGCGATCGGGCGCCGTGGCTGACGGTGGGTCCCGAGCCGCTGGTCGGTGAGCGGGCGTACGACCTGGCGCGGCTGGTCCGGGACCGGCTGGAGGACCAGGTGGCCTCCTCGACGGGTGCGGCGGGCGCCCGGCGGCGGGTGCAGCGGCTGGCGGACGCCCTGGAGGTGGACCGGGAGCGGCTGCGGGGCTGGACGCTGTTCCGGGCGGTGGAATCGGGCAACCGCGCGCTGGCCGCGGGGCGGCACCGGGACGCGGAGCAGTTGCTGGAGTTCGCGGGCTGGTTGTAG
- a CDS encoding DUF503 domain-containing protein, which translates to MYVGTLSFDLLLGDVHSLKEKRSVVRPIVAELQRKFSVSAAEVGDQDLHRRARIGVALVSGDTGFLSDVLDRCERLVAARPEVELLSVRRRLHGDED; encoded by the coding sequence ATGTACGTGGGGACTCTGTCCTTCGATCTGCTCCTCGGCGACGTCCACTCGCTGAAGGAGAAACGCTCCGTGGTCCGGCCCATCGTGGCCGAACTCCAACGCAAGTTCTCCGTGAGCGCGGCTGAAGTGGGCGACCAGGACCTGCACCGCAGGGCCCGTATAGGGGTCGCTCTGGTGAGTGGGGACACGGGGTTCCTCTCGGACGTACTCGACCGCTGCGAGCGGCTGGTCGCGGCACGTCCGGAAGTGGAGCTGCTGTCCGTACGACGGCGCCTCCACGGTGATGAAGACTGA
- the rimP gene encoding ribosome maturation factor RimP — MSTTQSDRLRGLLEPLVAAKGLDLEEIEMSKAGKRRMLRIIVDSDEGVELDACAELSREVSDKLDETDVMGEDEYVLEVSSPGADRPLTEHRHYVRAVGRLVKFQLVESGELIARIIDVDDEGMDLEVPGVKGRKATARRIAFTDIAKARVEIEFNRKDKKEEEA, encoded by the coding sequence ATGAGCACCACCCAGAGCGACAGGCTGCGCGGACTGCTGGAGCCGCTCGTCGCCGCCAAGGGACTGGACCTCGAGGAAATCGAGATGTCCAAGGCCGGCAAGCGCCGGATGCTGCGGATCATCGTGGATTCCGACGAGGGCGTGGAGCTGGACGCGTGTGCAGAGCTGAGCCGTGAGGTCTCCGACAAGCTCGATGAGACCGACGTGATGGGCGAGGACGAGTACGTCCTCGAAGTGAGCTCCCCGGGCGCGGACCGCCCGCTGACCGAGCACCGCCACTACGTACGGGCCGTCGGCCGTCTCGTGAAGTTCCAGCTGGTCGAGAGCGGGGAACTGATCGCCCGCATCATCGACGTCGACGACGAGGGCATGGACCTCGAAGTTCCGGGCGTGAAGGGCCGCAAGGCGACCGCCCGCCGCATTGCTTTCACCGACATCGCCAAGGCGCGTGTCGAGATCGAGTTCAACCGCAAGGACAAGAAGGAAGAGGAGGCGTAG
- the infB gene encoding translation initiation factor IF-2: MAKVRVYELAKEFGVESKVVMAKLQELGEFVRSASSTIEAPVVRKLTDALQGPGGNAGKTAAKPGAPRKAAPAKPAAPSPAAAARPAAPKPGVPAAPKPAVAEAPAAATPVTPAASGPRPGPKAPAAPKPAPAAPVVTEFSAPPAAPAAPARTERPAAAAPGPRPAQQRPAQGQGGQAGARPGAPRPAGATPGAQAARPAGGAQAPRPQGARPAGPRPGNNPFTSGGSTGMARPQAPRPAGAPRPGAPGAGGGQGAPRPQGGPGGAPRPQGAGAGRPTPGGMPRPQGGAPRPGGAPGGNRPNPGMMPQRPAAGGPGPRPGGGPGGRGPGAGGARPGGGGAGRPAGGGFAGRPAGPGSRPGGGGGFGGPRPGGGGFGGGPAGAGGGGRPGFGGRPGGPGARGGTQGAFGRPGGPARRGRKSKRQRRQEYEAMQAPSVGGVMLPRGGGETVRLSRGASLTDFAEKINANPASLVAVMMNLGEMVTATQSVSDETLEMLAGEMNYIVQIVSPEEEDRELLEGFDIEFGEDEGGEEYLMPRPPVVTVMGHVDHGKTRLLDAIRKTNVVAGEAGGITQHIGAYQVGTEVNGEERKITFIDTPGHEAFTAMRARGAKSTDIAILVVAANDGVMPQTIEALNHAKAAGVPIVVAVNKIDVEGADPVKVRGQLTEFGLVAEEYGGDTMFVDISAKQGLHIDSLLEAVVLTADASLDLRANPEQDAQGIAIESHLDRGRGAVATVLVQRGTLRVGDTMVVGDAYGRVRAMLDDKGNNVEEAGPSTPVLVLGLTNVPGAGDNFLVVDEDRTARQIAEKRAARERNANFAKRVRRVSLEDLDSVLKAGLVQELNLIIKGDASGAVEALESSLLQLDVGEEVDIRVLHRGVGAVTESDISLAMGSDAIVIGYNVRAAGRAAQMADREGVDVRYYSVIYQAIEEIEAALKGLLKPEYEEVELGTAEVREIFRSSKLGNIAGVLIRSGEVKRNTKARLLRDGKVIAENLNISGLRRFKDDVTEIREGFEGGINLGSYNDIKIDDVIATYEMREKPRA; encoded by the coding sequence GTGGCTAAGGTCCGGGTATACGAACTCGCAAAGGAGTTCGGAGTTGAGAGCAAGGTCGTCATGGCCAAGCTCCAGGAACTCGGTGAGTTCGTCCGTTCGGCGTCCTCGACGATCGAGGCGCCGGTTGTACGCAAGTTGACTGACGCACTGCAGGGGCCCGGCGGCAACGCCGGCAAGACCGCTGCAAAGCCCGGCGCGCCCCGCAAGGCCGCGCCTGCCAAGCCCGCAGCGCCCTCCCCGGCCGCCGCGGCACGTCCCGCTGCCCCGAAGCCCGGTGTGCCGGCGGCTCCCAAGCCTGCCGTCGCCGAGGCTCCGGCCGCCGCGACCCCGGTGACTCCGGCCGCCTCCGGCCCGCGTCCCGGCCCGAAGGCCCCGGCCGCCCCGAAGCCCGCTCCGGCGGCGCCCGTGGTGACCGAGTTCTCCGCGCCTCCGGCGGCTCCGGCCGCCCCGGCGCGCACCGAGCGTCCCGCCGCCGCGGCTCCCGGCCCCCGTCCGGCGCAGCAGCGTCCGGCTCAGGGTCAGGGTGGCCAGGCCGGCGCCCGTCCCGGCGCCCCGCGCCCGGCCGGCGCCACTCCCGGTGCCCAGGCTGCCCGCCCCGCGGGCGGCGCCCAGGCCCCGCGTCCCCAGGGCGCCCGTCCGGCCGGTCCCCGTCCGGGCAACAACCCCTTCACCTCTGGTGGCTCCACCGGCATGGCGCGCCCGCAGGCGCCCCGTCCGGCCGGCGCTCCCCGTCCCGGTGCCCCCGGCGCCGGTGGCGGCCAGGGTGCTCCCCGCCCGCAGGGCGGCCCCGGCGGCGCTCCGCGTCCGCAGGGTGCCGGTGCGGGTCGTCCGACCCCGGGCGGCATGCCCCGTCCGCAGGGCGGCGCCCCGCGTCCGGGTGGTGCTCCCGGTGGTAACCGTCCGAACCCGGGCATGATGCCGCAGCGTCCCGCTGCCGGTGGTCCCGGTCCCCGTCCCGGTGGCGGCCCCGGTGGCCGTGGTCCCGGTGCGGGCGGCGCTCGTCCCGGTGGCGGCGGCGCAGGTCGTCCCGCGGGCGGCGGCTTCGCCGGTCGTCCGGCCGGTCCGGGCTCGCGTCCCGGCGGCGGTGGCGGCTTCGGTGGCCCCCGTCCCGGTGGTGGCGGCTTCGGCGGCGGTCCGGCCGGTGCCGGTGGCGGCGGTCGTCCCGGCTTCGGTGGTCGTCCCGGTGGTCCCGGTGCCCGTGGTGGCACGCAGGGCGCCTTCGGTCGTCCCGGTGGTCCGGCCCGTCGTGGTCGCAAGTCCAAGCGTCAGAGGCGCCAGGAGTACGAGGCCATGCAGGCCCCGTCCGTCGGCGGCGTGATGCTGCCCCGCGGTGGCGGCGAGACCGTTCGCCTGTCGCGCGGTGCTTCCCTCACCGACTTCGCGGAGAAGATCAACGCCAACCCGGCGTCGCTCGTCGCCGTGATGATGAACCTCGGCGAGATGGTCACTGCCACGCAGTCCGTCTCCGACGAGACCCTCGAAATGCTGGCCGGCGAGATGAACTACATCGTTCAGATCGTCAGCCCGGAGGAAGAGGACCGCGAGCTCCTCGAGGGCTTCGACATCGAGTTCGGCGAGGACGAGGGCGGCGAGGAATACCTCATGCCGCGTCCGCCGGTCGTGACCGTCATGGGTCACGTCGACCACGGTAAGACCCGACTGCTCGACGCCATCCGCAAGACGAACGTCGTTGCGGGCGAGGCCGGCGGCATCACGCAGCACATCGGTGCGTACCAGGTCGGTACCGAGGTCAACGGTGAAGAGCGCAAGATCACCTTCATCGACACCCCGGGTCACGAGGCGTTCACCGCCATGCGTGCCCGTGGTGCCAAGTCGACCGACATCGCGATCCTCGTGGTCGCGGCCAACGACGGCGTCATGCCGCAGACGATCGAGGCGCTGAACCACGCCAAGGCCGCCGGCGTCCCGATCGTCGTCGCGGTCAACAAGATCGACGTCGAGGGTGCCGACCCGGTCAAGGTGCGCGGTCAGCTCACCGAGTTCGGTCTGGTCGCCGAGGAGTACGGCGGCGACACGATGTTCGTCGACATCTCCGCCAAGCAGGGTCTGCACATCGACTCCCTGCTCGAGGCCGTCGTCCTCACCGCCGACGCCTCGCTCGACCTGCGCGCCAACCCGGAGCAGGACGCTCAGGGTATTGCGATCGAGTCCCACCTCGACCGCGGCCGCGGTGCCGTTGCCACCGTCCTCGTCCAGCGCGGTACCCTCCGCGTCGGCGACACGATGGTCGTGGGCGACGCCTACGGCCGAGTGCGCGCCATGCTCGACGACAAGGGCAACAACGTCGAGGAAGCGGGTCCGTCGACCCCCGTCCTGGTCCTGGGTCTCACCAACGTCCCCGGCGCCGGCGACAACTTCCTCGTCGTCGACGAGGACCGCACCGCCCGTCAGATCGCCGAGAAGCGTGCTGCGCGTGAGCGCAACGCCAACTTCGCCAAGCGTGTCCGCCGGGTGTCCCTGGAAGACCTCGACTCGGTCCTCAAGGCCGGTCTGGTCCAGGAACTCAACCTCATCATCAAGGGCGACGCGTCCGGTGCGGTCGAGGCTCTCGAGTCCTCGCTGCTCCAGCTCGACGTCGGTGAAGAGGTCGACATCCGCGTCCTGCACCGCGGTGTGGGTGCGGTCACCGAGTCCGACATCTCGCTGGCGATGGGCTCCGACGCCATCGTCATCGGTTACAACGTCCGTGCGGCCGGCCGTGCCGCGCAGATGGCGGACCGCGAGGGCGTCGACGTTCGCTACTACTCGGTGATCTACCAGGCCATCGAGGAGATCGAGGCGGCCCTGAAGGGTCTCCTCAAGCCGGAGTACGAAGAGGTCGAGCTCGGTACGGCGGAGGTCCGCGAGATCTTCCGCTCGTCCAAGCTGGGCAACATCGCCGGTGTCCTCATCCGGTCCGGCGAGGTCAAGCGCAACACCAAGGCGCGGCTCCTGCGCGATGGCAAGGTCATCGCGGAGAACCTCAACATCTCCGGTCTGCGCCGCTTCAAGGACGACGTCACCGAGATTCGCGAAGGCTTCGAGGGCGGTATCAACCTCGGCAGCTACAACGACATCAAGATCGACGACGTCATCGCGACGTACGAGATGCGCGAGAAGCCCCGCGCGTAA
- the rbfA gene encoding 30S ribosome-binding factor RbfA, with protein sequence MADNARAKKLADLIREVVAEKLLRGVKDPRLGTHVTITDTRVTGDLREATVFYTVYGDDEDRASAAAGLESAKGVLRSAVGRAAGTKFTPTLTFVADALPENAKTIEDLLDKARSSDAQVREVSSGAKYAGDADPYKKPDEDDDEDAAAE encoded by the coding sequence GTGGCCGACAATGCGCGGGCGAAGAAGCTGGCGGACCTCATCCGGGAGGTGGTGGCCGAGAAGCTGCTGCGCGGTGTCAAGGACCCCCGCCTCGGTACGCACGTGACCATCACGGACACCAGGGTCACCGGCGACCTGCGGGAGGCCACGGTCTTCTACACGGTCTACGGCGACGACGAGGACCGGGCCAGTGCGGCAGCGGGCCTGGAGAGCGCCAAGGGCGTACTGCGCTCCGCGGTCGGCCGGGCGGCGGGCACCAAGTTCACGCCCACCCTGACCTTCGTGGCGGACGCCCTCCCGGAGAACGCCAAGACCATCGAGGACCTCCTCGACAAGGCACGCTCCTCCGACGCCCAGGTGCGCGAGGTGTCCTCCGGCGCGAAGTACGCCGGCGACGCCGACCCGTACAAGAAGCCCGACGAGGACGACGACGAGGACGCAGCCGCGGAATGA
- a CDS encoding ferritin-like domain-containing protein, with the protein MSAEPSPDGNALLAAQAALAAEHAAAYGYGVIGARTAGARATQAREAYGAHLARRDALARTVRELGGAPRAAEAAYALPFEVRSGADAERLAAEIEDRVAGAYSDLVRASQGPLRRAAADALSAAAVRAARWRGVGVAFPGLPERSDRAKHS; encoded by the coding sequence GTGAGCGCCGAACCCTCCCCCGACGGGAACGCCCTGCTCGCCGCGCAGGCCGCGCTCGCCGCCGAGCACGCGGCGGCGTACGGCTACGGGGTGATCGGCGCGCGGACCGCCGGCGCCCGCGCGACCCAGGCCCGGGAGGCCTACGGCGCCCACCTCGCGCGCCGCGACGCGCTCGCCCGGACCGTGCGGGAGCTGGGCGGTGCGCCCCGGGCCGCGGAGGCCGCGTACGCCCTGCCGTTCGAGGTGCGCAGCGGCGCCGACGCCGAGCGGCTGGCCGCCGAGATCGAGGACCGGGTGGCCGGCGCGTACTCCGACCTGGTGCGGGCCTCGCAGGGCCCGCTGCGCCGTGCGGCGGCCGACGCGCTGAGCGCCGCGGCCGTGCGCGCGGCACGGTGGCGTGGTGTCGGCGTAGCCTTCCCTGGGCTCCCGGAACGATCGGATCGAGCCAAGCACAGCTGA
- the nusA gene encoding transcription termination factor NusA, producing MDIDMSALRGLVREKEISFDLLVEAIESALLIAYHRTEGSFRRARVVLDRTNGHVVVWATEDPRDLEEGQEPKEFDDTPSDFGRIAATTAKQVILQRLRDAEDDLTFGEFAGREGDVITGVVQQGKDPKNVLVDIGKLEAILPVQEQVPGEEYTHGLRLKAYVVRVAKGVRGPSVTLSRTHPNLVKKLFSLEVPEIADGSVEISAIAREAGHRTKIAVRSTRSGLNPKGACIGPMGSRVRNVMAELHGEKIDIVDWSDDPAEMVANALSPARVSKVEVVDWDTRSARVTVPDYQLSLAIGKEGQNARLAARLTGWRIDIRPDTEPEGDRDGDRAGDRDRDRDDRDRGGRE from the coding sequence GTGGACATCGACATGAGTGCCCTGCGGGGTCTGGTCCGGGAGAAGGAGATCTCCTTCGACCTGCTCGTCGAGGCGATCGAGTCGGCCCTCCTCATCGCGTACCACCGGACCGAGGGGAGCTTCCGCCGCGCACGCGTCGTGCTGGACCGCACCAACGGTCACGTGGTCGTGTGGGCGACGGAAGACCCGAGGGACCTCGAAGAGGGGCAGGAGCCCAAGGAGTTCGACGACACCCCGTCGGACTTCGGCCGGATCGCCGCGACGACCGCCAAGCAGGTGATCCTGCAGCGTCTGCGCGATGCCGAGGACGACCTGACCTTCGGTGAGTTCGCGGGCCGCGAGGGCGACGTCATCACCGGCGTCGTGCAGCAGGGCAAGGACCCGAAGAACGTCCTCGTCGACATCGGCAAGCTGGAGGCCATCCTGCCCGTGCAGGAGCAGGTCCCCGGTGAGGAGTACACGCACGGTCTGCGCCTGAAGGCGTACGTCGTGCGGGTCGCGAAGGGCGTCCGCGGTCCGTCCGTGACCCTCTCCCGCACCCACCCCAACCTGGTGAAGAAGCTCTTCTCGCTGGAGGTCCCGGAGATCGCCGACGGCAGCGTCGAGATCTCGGCGATCGCCCGCGAGGCCGGTCACCGCACCAAGATCGCCGTCCGGTCCACCCGCTCGGGCCTCAACCCGAAGGGCGCCTGCATCGGCCCGATGGGCAGCCGCGTGCGCAATGTCATGGCTGAGCTGCACGGCGAGAAGATCGACATCGTCGACTGGTCGGACGATCCGGCGGAGATGGTCGCGAACGCGCTGTCACCCGCCCGGGTGAGCAAGGTCGAGGTCGTCGACTGGGACACCCGCTCCGCGCGGGTGACCGTGCCCGACTACCAGCTGTCGCTTGCCATCGGCAAGGAGGGCCAGAACGCCCGCCTCGCCGCGCGGCTCACCGGCTGGCGCATCGACATCCGCCCGGACACCGAGCCGGAGGGGGACCGGGACGGCGACCGCGCCGGCGACCGGGACCGTGACCGGGACGACCGGGATCGCGGCGGCCGGGAATAA